The genomic interval ATACCAACCAGAAAACCATGAGATTGTATATGGCCGGAAATATGGATAGGCTCTGAATCACAATTATTCAGATTAACAACTGTATTTTTCATTTGATTATTTCTTCACAAGTGGTTCAGCGTCTGAAGAGTATATAAATGATAAATCCAACTATTTTGTACTATGGTCAGCCGCAATGTTTCATGCAAGATAGAACAAATTTGCATCCTTTTGTTTTACAAAAAAAGGGCAGAAATAGAAGTTCTGATATAAATTAGAAATCTGGCAATTCACATCTGGCCATATACGCCAGTATTGCAATCTCAGGGACTTATAACCTGCGATTGCAATACTAAACTTAATCCAAAATTTATTATTTTTTATTTAACCGGCTCCGGGTCCAGGAGATGAACTTCTACGTGAAGCGAATCCAGGGTTGCATTTCCATACTGTGTAACCATAGCTACATCAGCTGCGTCACGTCCATGCGCAATTTCGATCCGGTATCCTTCGGTAAATTCCTGAACTGCGTCGAAAGTATACCATTGATTACCAATAAATACTTCAAACCACGCATGCAAGTCCATTTCCTGAAGTTTGTCCAGATAACCGACAGTCATACGTGTGGGAATGCTCAGGCTGCGGCAAAGTGCAATAGCCAAATGTGTAAAGTCACGGCAAACACCAATTCGATTCTGAGCGAGGTCAAGCGCAGTAGTTGTCGAATCAGTAATACCGTACTGATACTTCACATTATTATGTATCCATTTCCTGATCTCTTCAACCTGGTCGTAGCCTGGTACAAAATTACCGGCAATTTCCATGGCCAGTTTGCTAATTTCGGGTAAATCCGACTGACAATACCTGCTTGGAAGTATGTAATGCATCACTTCATCGGGCAGGTCTCCAATTGGAATGTACGCAGGAACCGGATTAGGTATAGGCTTGGTAACATTCACCTGAGCCTGCACTTCCGTAGAAATCGTTACCTGCCCAACAGGTAAAACAAAGCGCTGGCAAGGGTTTCCATAAAGGTCGGTATATTCAGAAAATTCAACGGATGGATTGATCTCAAATCCTTCCTTTATCACCGATTGGCCATCCTGACGGCGTGGGCGTAGCATTGTAGTTACGTTGGTTGCTGCGTACACGCTGTAGGTGATTACGCTTTTTCCTGTCATTTTCATATAATTCCTTAGTAATCTGTTTGTTTGATAATGTATCCCTCTAAAAAACCCATGCCGGAAAGGGAACACAGCAAGTGACATGAAAGATAAATTATATATTTTATTATTACGATCTTATGATTTTTTTCTGCCCATACAGAAACGGATCTTCCTTTTACCTTAAATTCTGCCGAACCATCCTCACCAATCATAACTTCATCTTGAACGTGGCCCAAATAGTCAACGTATATTTTATTGGCATTTCGTACCCCCGCATTCATAACTTTCGATCCGTCCTCACCATTTGAAATGATCACCGCACAACCCGATTTTTCGTGTGCGTCGTCGCCTTCCCTTGTCCAGCCAATACAGTTCATTTGATCAAAATAGTCATTCTGTCTTCCATAGGCCTGGTGTTTTCTCGCACTTAACATCACCTCAATCTGATCCAGTTTGTTGAGTGTTATTTCATGATTCTCGCCATCATTGCCTTCATCTTCATATTTGGCTCCATACAGATCAGTGTAAAACATACATGGATAGCCGTCCTGGCGGAACAGTATAATTGCATAAGCCAAGGGCCTGAACCAGAATTCCACAGTCTGTTCCAGGGATTGCAGCGGCTGTGTGTCGTGGTTTTCAACGAGTGTCACGGCAAGCTGCGGACAGCTCTGAACAAGCGTATTATCCAGGATTGTACTCAGGTTATAATCACTATTTTCTTTGGACGCCCGGAAAAAATTAGCTTGTAAAGGTGCATCAAACAACGAAACACGGCTGCCGGTTGCTTCAATATAATCGAGCATAGATTGCAGATCATAAGGTGCCCAGTATTCTCCTACAGTATAAAACTCTTTTTTATATTTATTCCGGAGGTGATCCAGCCACTCTATATAAAATTCCGGATCCATGTGTTTGATCGCATCCAACCTGAAACCATCAAATCCAACGGTTTCATAAAACCATTCTCCCCAGCGCAAAAGTTCTTCTCGTACGTGCGGGTTCCTGAATTCTATATCGGACAGCATCAGGTAATCATAATTCCCGTTTTCCAGGTCCAGCACATCCTGCCAGCCTTCACCATATTGGTTCTGGATACTATAAATGGCAGTTTCCTGATTACTGGCATTATAATCCACTCCTGAGAAACATTGAAAGTCCCAGACAAAATCGGAGTACTTCCCTGCCCTTCCCGGAAATGTAAATTTGGTATAAGCCTCTATGTCAAAAGGTTCACTGATAAATTCGTTCCTGTTTTCAGGTTCTACTTTTTTGACCGTTACTAATTCTTTTTCATCTGCTCCACCCATGTGGTTTAAGACGATGTCAACATAAACCTGCAAACCAGCCAGTTTCCCGGCTGCAATAGCATCGATCAATTCTGTTTTGGTGCCATATTTTGTTCTGACTGACCCTTTTTGGTCAAATTCTCCTAAGTCGTAAAGATCATAAGAATCATAACCGGAAGACTTGCCCCCTGCCATTCCTTTGTGTGCAGGCGGAAGCCAAACCGTATCGATCCCGATAGATTTGAGCCTTTCAGCTTCATTTTTAAAATGGTTCCACAAACTTCCGTCAGCCGGGTAATACCATTCAAAAAATTGAAGCATTGTATAATTATCCATGTATAGGGAATATATTTAAAATCTGATTTGAATAAAAATGTATTCCCATTAGCAATAAAACATCATGCCCCAAGAATTGGCTTGTACTCTTATTACCATACGTTCTTGAATAAAACATATAATCCAGCCATTTTAGATGAAACGGAATCATAATTACCGTTAAATAAATATCATCGCTATGATCTTGTATCTCTGATGCAAAGTTTTTAAAGTGTGAGAAAAAAATTGTAACTTGGATTGATCTCATTTTAACAAAATTTCACTTCCGTTTCAATGACTAAAAATTTACTCCTTCTGACATCTTTGATGTTTGCTGTTCTGCATGTGCAAGCACAAACGGTAGCTGAACCAGCAGACTCAAGCTGGACCAGGATTTACCGTAACTCCTATCGCAGGATCAATGATCTGGTCCATACAAAACTGGAAGTGAAATTTGATTATGAGAAATCCTATATGTATGGCAAAGAATGGCTCACGCTGAAACCTCATTTTTATCCTACTGATTCCCTCCTGCTGGATGCGAAAGGAATGGATATTAAGGAGGTTGCCTTGTTTAGTGCTGCAAAAAAAACTAATCTAAAATATCAGTACGATAGCCTTCAGCTAAAAATTACGCTCGACAGGATTTACAAGAAAAATGAAAAATATACGATTTATATCGCCTATACGAGTAAACCCAACGAATTGAAAGTTAAAGGAAGTGCAGCAATTAATGATGCAAAGGGTTTGTATTTCATCAATCCGAAGGGCGAGGATAAGGACAAACCCATACAGATATGGACGCAGGGAGAAACTGAAAGCAATAGTGCCTGGATGCCGACGATTGACAAACCCAACCAAAAGTCGACTGAGGAAATATACATGACTGTGCCGCAAAAATATGTGACGCTAAGTAACGGGGCGCTGATCAGCCAGAAGAAGAACCCTGATGGAACCAGAACTGATTACTGGAAAATGGATCTTCCACATGCGCCTTATCTTTTCTTTATGGGCGTTGGGGATTTCGTTATTGTCAAAGACCAGTATAAAGGCAAAGAAGTAAGTTATTACGTAGAAAAAAAGTATGCTTCTGTTGCCCGCAAAATATTTGGTTATACGCCGGAAATGATGCAGTTCTTTTCACAAAAACTTGGAATCGAATATCCATGGAACAAATATGCGCAGATGGTGGTGTACGATTATGTAAGCGGTGCCATGGAAAATACCACTGCAACGCTGCACGGATTATACGCTTATCAGAATGCACGTGACCTGACAGATAACAATGGATGGGAAACCACGATTGCACACGAGTTATTCCATCATTGGTTTGGAGACCTGGTGACGGCAGAAAGCTGGAGTAATTTAACAGTCAATGAATCCATGGCCGATTTCAGCCAGACGTTATGGATGGAATACAAATACGGTAAAGATGCCGGTGACGATGAAAATCAATACGGACTGAGAAATTATTTATCGGATTCAGCAGGTGCAAATAAGGATCTTGTCAGGTTCAGATACCCGGATAAAGAAGATATGTTTGATGTTGTATCCTATCAAAAAGGTGGCAGGGTACTGCAAATGCTTCGAAATTATGTGGGTGAAGAAGCATTTTTTCAATCGTTAAACCTGTATTTAACGACCTATAAATTTAAAACTGGTGAAGCAGACCAGATGCGCCTGGCATTTGAGGAAGTTACGGGGCAGGATTTGAACTGGTTCTGGAACCAATGGTATTTCGGAAGCGGCCATCCCGATCTTAAGATTGAATATCAATACGATGATAATGTAAAGAAAGCAACCCTTATCGTTCAGCAAATGCAGAATACTGGTAAAATTTTCAGGTTGCCGGTTGCAATTGACATTTATGAAGGATCTGAAAAAAGAGGTACAAAACCTGGATTGAAAATAAAACAGACACGCTGACTTTTAGTTATTCAAAACATCCGGACCTTATCAATTTTGATGCGGATAAGGTTCTGTTGTGCACCAAAACGGATAACAAAACACCTGAAAATTACATTCACCAGATCAAACATGCGCCCTTATTTGTAGACCGGTTAGAGGCACTGAATTATTTTTCCAAGAATGAAATGAAAGAACTGGCCACCGGACTGACCGACAAATATCCTAAACTGCGTGAAAAGGCAATTGAAAACCTGGAAAAATCGAAATTCGCAAAGGATACCGCTGTCATTTCAATGATATATAAAATAGCATTGAATGAAAAGAATAAATATGCAAAAGCCGCTGCTATCACGTTTTTAAACGAAACTAAGAATCCGGTGTATAAGGCATTATATGAAAATAATGTAAGTGACAGCAGCTATTCTGTATCGGCAGCAGCATTGGAAGGATTAATTACGCTTGTACCCGAGCAAGGTTACACGCTGGCAAAAAAATATGCTGGTGATGCCAAAGAGCGGTTGGCTACAATAGTATTGGAAGAAATGTCAAAAAAAGGAAATGATGATGACCTGGGTATCGTAACAGATTTATACGAAAAAATGCCATCATGGAGGAAAATGATGAAATCGGAAAACTTTGCAGACTACTTCATCCATCTTCAAAACCCCGATACTGTTAAACAAGGTGTTGATATGCTGCTTAAATCCAGGAATGAAGTTCCTGTTCAATATCGCATGTACACAGATCCCGGTTTCAAAAAAGGACTGGACAAACTGGCAAAAGCCAAAGGACAGGAGACTTCGGATTATATAGAGAAAGGGTTGAAATAACTTAAACTTTCAGCTCACCCCGATTTGCAATCGGGGTGGTTTTGGCTTCGCGTTTGTAACGCGCTGCCCTGTATAAGAAAACAGCAATGACTTTCGATGGCTAAACCTGCAATGGCGGGCCCGATTAATTTGGATAAATTGACCATGGAAGAATTCAATATATCACATCGCCATTCCCCTTGGTAAAGCATAATACAGGGTTGTCCCTTTTTCCAGCGTACTTTCAGACCAGATTCTTCCATTTAACCTGTCAATAAATTCTTTACAAATCGAAAGGGCTACTCCTGCTCCTTTTTGAGATGAACTGCCATTTAATACACCGGAACTCATTTTAAACAGCTGCCCGTGCTGTTCTGAACTCATACCACAGCCTTCATCTTTCACGGCAATTATAATCTCATTGTCGGTACAACTGGTGCTGATAAAAATATTACCTTTCTGAGGTGAAAACTTTACAGCATTATGAATAAGGTTTCGGTTGATAAACTGAATGATTTCTTTATCCGTATTGATAATAGCATGTTCAGGAACCTGGTTGATCAGTGATATTCCTTTGGCTGTTATTGTCGGGTTGTGCATGGAAGCGGCCTGTTGCATCAGGTCATGGATCAGCAGCTCCTCCTCTTTATATTCATAACCTGCATACTGTTTTTTAACCCAATCCAGTATATTATCAAATGTCAGCAATGTATTCCGGACTTCTTCCTGTAAAGAATTGTAGAAGTTATCCAGGGAGCCTTTTTCAAAATCATTATCTTTCAAAACATTGATCATGCCCAGTGTGGTTGTAAGCGGCGAGCGGAAATCGTGCGCAAGCATAGAAATAAGGCTTGCCTTAAAATGATCGGATTCCTTCAAAAGCAAATTCTGATCAATCACTTTCTGGTTAGCAACCTTGTACCTCATACTGCTGACAACCAGATTTTTATTAAGAAAAAGAATGTATATAATGGTAATTACTGCAATAACTGAAAATCCAATTAACAGATAAATCATTCTCTGGTCACTCTGTTGCTGTACCTCAAACTCAAATCTTTTTTGCTGAATATTGTTAAATTCGATATAATCGCCAACAAAATTTTTGTTACTCTTATTTTCCCGTTCCAGGCCGGCAATCAAAATTCCGTTTATACGTGCAATATTGCGCTGGTCATCTTTTTTGTTATATGCTTTTAGTAATGCTTTCAGCATTTTAGACTTCATAGTACTAAATCCATTATTCACCGTAAGCTGAAAACCTTTTTCGTAACATTTGATAGCATTATCCAGTTTATCAGACAATAGAAAATACCGCGCATAACTATCCAGGGCAAGTATTTCATAGTAAGGCATTTGGTATGACCGTGCCATTTCCAAAGAACCAAGTATGATGGGCAGCACACTTTTTAGCTGTCCGGCCTTTAACAGTTTTTCAATCCGCAGGTTCTGAATGAAAAGTATCGCCCGGTTATCTTTATAATCGACTGCAATTTCGTAGCCTTTATCAAGATAATAGTCTGAAGAATCTGCTAACAAATATGGTTTTAGCATGGCATATTTTGCATAGAGCATACTCATAGCCGAATCACCAGCGAATTTTTCAGTCTGCTCCAAAGCCAAACGTGAGAATTTAGCAGCATTTAAGCTATCACCCAGATCATGATATAAGACAGCGGAATTCATCGTCATCAGAATAACTTCTTTATCATATTTACCTGCCTGATACTGGAATAATGCTTTTGTAAATAACGCAAGTGACTGACTGGGAAAGCCTTTCAGATACATGGCAGTTGCAATATTCACAAGCGCATCGGCCTTGCCTTTGGAATACGAGAGCCGGTCGGACATGTGTTTGGCGCGTATGCCGTAGTTGAGGCAGCTATCGGCGCTGTTCATATATGATAAAAATCCAATTCGGTTTAAAACATCAACGTATTGGGTGCTATCTTTTATACGGACGATCTGATCTTGAAGACGATTGAGTTCTGACTCTTGCCCGTTACAGATAGAATATAACAAAGCAATTATTAAGGTGGTTAAATTGACTGTTCTGGAAGTTATAAATGTGTGTTTGCATCCTGATTCTTTGATAGGTGTATACCAAGAAATTAATAATACCGCTAAGTAAGTAAAAATGAATTAATTCTACAAATTGATTGACATTATTTTACAATTAATTTTGATATAGTAGCAAAACTTAGTAATTTTTCCCAGAAAAGAAAATAGATTTAATATTTATATAGAATTATGTTTTAAATATTAGTAGAATTTATTATATTTATTGCCCTGTGTATCAAATTAATTCATGGGTAGCCCGAATTATATCTTTGTTAAATTCAAACGATTAAAAACCATGGCAGACAAAGAAGAAAAAATACTCAGTTATTACTCTGAATAACGAAAGCTTTAAGCAATTCCTCCTTTTAAGATATGGAGAAAGTTTTGAGATAAATGGGCTGGACAACAGCAAACAATTAGCCAGAGAATCTTTATTAGCACGCCTGTGGAATGAGCTATTCGTACTGGCTAACCATGCCATACAAAAAAACGGAGGCACAATTATGGGTTTTGAGCTTGTGAACGGACGCTTTGAAAGATGCGAAAACGGGCTTGATTATGGTTCATCCAATTCCATGTGGGTAATAAAGATGCAGGCAGCCAGAACATAGTTGTAACTAATTAAACATTTACTATAGCACAAACTATACAGCATTAAGGCCTTATCACGATTTTTGAGAAACTATCAGCCTTCGACTTTTGACTATCAAATTTTGCAAAATTGTCGAAAGCCAAAGTCACGACTGGCTTACAAGAAAGTTTGTGATAAGGTCTGTTGAGGAATAAAAATGAGGCGGTCTTTAATGGACCGCCTCATTTTTATTACCGTTACACAAACACTCAGTAATTAAGCCATTACCGGAATACGTTCAGCCAGCGAGTCCATTTCCTTTATTGCACTGCGGATCTGTCTTTCAGTAATCCCGCTGTACGAAAGCTGAAGCATAGCCGCCTGTTCAGAGTCCAATCTTTTCAGCTTCCAGTATTGCGGATGGCTGATGCCAATCGGTAATCGAAAATCCTGCTCATTGGCCTCCCTGATCAGTACCTCTATTTTTGTCTTTGTATCGGAATGATCCTGCGTACGCTCTCTGCTGACTATCAGCTTGACAGTACGTCTGGTTTCCAGAATGAATATTTTTTCATGTAACATTTGTCCTTGCTATTTAGAGTTTAAAAGTATTCTTATATGTGCTAACGCTGAGGTTAAAAAATTCCTGTTTTTACGCAAGTACTAACTGGTGGTAGTCCATTGCTTTCCTTTTAAAAATGGACAGGGCCCAGGTAAAAATGGTGCATTTGCCTGAATCATGATTCCTGATATTTTCATAAACTTCGAGAAAGGACTCCTGGAATAATAAATCTGTCGCCTGCTCGTCGTGTACAATTCTCAAAATGACACCGTACAAAGCAGCAGCATACCGATCATAGAAATATTCAAATGCATTAATGTCATTGCATTTCAGGGCTACTGCCAGCTCATCCTGACTATATATTCTGTTTTTTAACATTGCCCTAAATTTCGAACATTTGACTAGAATTTATATTACAAATTAATTCTAATTCAAGTTAGCAAGTATTTTTATAAAACAAAATTTTTATACTGTTTTTTTTATAAAATAAATATTTATGAAAGGCTTCTATTGATTTTACCATAATATAATCCTGTATTTATTTTAAAAACCATTTTAGAAAACTTTCAGATACAAACGGGTATATTATGATGATTTATACTTAATTAGATTGTTAACGATTTTTTTATTTGATAAAAAGCAACCATCCTTGGTATTTTATTATCTAACAGCAATTAACACATTTTTCATGAAATAATACATAAAAATATTAACATATATATATTTTACGAATTAATAATTGCTGTTTACATTCAATTCCGTACTTATACCAATACTAATTATCTGCGACTCCAAAATGATTTTAAGACTAGATATTAAAACTATAAGCAGCGAACAATACAATTCATACTACATTGCCATATCTTAATTTTACAAATTTGCTACGTTTTTGAACATTTAGGTTACACAATAAGATTCTATCTAATCAAATAAATTTTAGATTAAATAATATGGTTTTAGTACAATTTCTAATTATTGTGTAAATAAAAAAATTTCTTTTTATAACTATATGAGCTATTTTTAGGTTAATTATATACAAATTCTATTTTAGTAATATTGGAATATCACAATTTAAACCTGTTTGGTAATATGGCAACGAGACGAAACTTCCTGAAAAATTTTTCCATGGCTGGAATTATGCTTTTCAGTGTTCCGCCTTTTATTGTTCCAAAAAATGCTGAGGCAAAATCAAGGTTTTTTAGAAACCTGAAACCAGTAAGGAATTTTATTAGTGAAGAACCAGCAACAGAAAGCATTATTTTTAGTCGTTCCTCCTCTGCAACATATTTCAATTCAAGTGGGATTTTAAGTTATGCTCATCAAAACCTCTTAACATTTAGCGAAGACATTATCAATGATGGCTGGACAAAAGAAGGCAGCGCAGCAGATGCCGTCAATAACATTCGTGCACCGGATGGGTCAAAAACAGTGAATGTACTGACTGAAACCAATGAAAGAGAAGAACACCGGCTGAGCCACAGTGTGACGGTCAATATGGGGATTAAATATACTTTCAGCGTATACCTGAAAGCTGGTTCCTGTTCAAAAGCCAGGCTAAGCTTCATGAATCCTTCGAGTTACTCAGGAGGAAACCCGAATGTTTTTGTTGATTTATCTAATGGTACAATTCTATCCCGGACCGAAAATGTAATTAACAATACTATAACAGATGCTGGGGATGGCTGGTGGAGGGTATCAGTAACAGGTAATCCTGATAGTGGTACATTGTCCGGTTTTCAGCTATTTATGGCTAATGACTTTGGCCTTATCAATTATACAGGAACAGGCAGGGACTTATATATCTGGGGTGCACAATTTGAGGCTGGTACTGCTCCGGGCACATATTTTGCGACAACGGATCGTCCTTATGCCGGCGAGCGTTACAATTACGATCCGTCAACACGGAAGCTCAGGGGCCTGATGATTGAACCGGCAGCAACCAACCTGTTAAAACAATCCCTGGCACTCGACGATACGTCTAT from Dyadobacter sp. NIV53 carries:
- a CDS encoding transglutaminase family protein; amino-acid sequence: MTGKSVITYSVYAATNVTTMLRPRRQDGQSVIKEGFEINPSVEFSEYTDLYGNPCQRFVLPVGQVTISTEVQAQVNVTKPIPNPVPAYIPIGDLPDEVMHYILPSRYCQSDLPEISKLAMEIAGNFVPGYDQVEEIRKWIHNNVKYQYGITDSTTTALDLAQNRIGVCRDFTHLAIALCRSLSIPTRMTVGYLDKLQEMDLHAWFEVFIGNQWYTFDAVQEFTEGYRIEIAHGRDAADVAMVTQYGNATLDSLHVEVHLLDPEPVK
- a CDS encoding alpha-amylase, which encodes MDNYTMLQFFEWYYPADGSLWNHFKNEAERLKSIGIDTVWLPPAHKGMAGGKSSGYDSYDLYDLGEFDQKGSVRTKYGTKTELIDAIAAGKLAGLQVYVDIVLNHMGGADEKELVTVKKVEPENRNEFISEPFDIEAYTKFTFPGRAGKYSDFVWDFQCFSGVDYNASNQETAIYSIQNQYGEGWQDVLDLENGNYDYLMLSDIEFRNPHVREELLRWGEWFYETVGFDGFRLDAIKHMDPEFYIEWLDHLRNKYKKEFYTVGEYWAPYDLQSMLDYIEATGSRVSLFDAPLQANFFRASKENSDYNLSTILDNTLVQSCPQLAVTLVENHDTQPLQSLEQTVEFWFRPLAYAIILFRQDGYPCMFYTDLYGAKYEDEGNDGENHEITLNKLDQIEVMLSARKHQAYGRQNDYFDQMNCIGWTREGDDAHEKSGCAVIISNGEDGSKVMNAGVRNANKIYVDYLGHVQDEVMIGEDGSAEFKVKGRSVSVWAEKNHKIVIIKYIIYLSCHLLCSLSGMGFLEGYIIKQTDY
- a CDS encoding M1 family metallopeptidase gives rise to the protein MTKNLLLLTSLMFAVLHVQAQTVAEPADSSWTRIYRNSYRRINDLVHTKLEVKFDYEKSYMYGKEWLTLKPHFYPTDSLLLDAKGMDIKEVALFSAAKKTNLKYQYDSLQLKITLDRIYKKNEKYTIYIAYTSKPNELKVKGSAAINDAKGLYFINPKGEDKDKPIQIWTQGETESNSAWMPTIDKPNQKSTEEIYMTVPQKYVTLSNGALISQKKNPDGTRTDYWKMDLPHAPYLFFMGVGDFVIVKDQYKGKEVSYYVEKKYASVARKIFGYTPEMMQFFSQKLGIEYPWNKYAQMVVYDYVSGAMENTTATLHGLYAYQNARDLTDNNGWETTIAHELFHHWFGDLVTAESWSNLTVNESMADFSQTLWMEYKYGKDAGDDENQYGLRNYLSDSAGANKDLVRFRYPDKEDMFDVVSYQKGGRVLQMLRNYVGEEAFFQSLNLYLTTYKFKTGEADQMRLAFEEVTGQDLNWFWNQWYFGSGHPDLKIEYQYDDNVKKATLIVQQMQNTGKIFRLPVAIDIYEGSEKRGTKPGLKIKQTR
- a CDS encoding sensor histidine kinase KdpD, whose protein sequence is MNSADSCLNYGIRAKHMSDRLSYSKGKADALVNIATAMYLKGFPSQSLALFTKALFQYQAGKYDKEVILMTMNSAVLYHDLGDSLNAAKFSRLALEQTEKFAGDSAMSMLYAKYAMLKPYLLADSSDYYLDKGYEIAVDYKDNRAILFIQNLRIEKLLKAGQLKSVLPIILGSLEMARSYQMPYYEILALDSYARYFLLSDKLDNAIKCYEKGFQLTVNNGFSTMKSKMLKALLKAYNKKDDQRNIARINGILIAGLERENKSNKNFVGDYIEFNNIQQKRFEFEVQQQSDQRMIYLLIGFSVIAVITIIYILFLNKNLVVSSMRYKVANQKVIDQNLLLKESDHFKASLISMLAHDFRSPLTTTLGMINVLKDNDFEKGSLDNFYNSLQEEVRNTLLTFDNILDWVKKQYAGYEYKEEELLIHDLMQQAASMHNPTITAKGISLINQVPEHAIINTDKEIIQFINRNLIHNAVKFSPQKGNIFISTSCTDNEIIIAVKDEGCGMSSEQHGQLFKMSSGVLNGSSSQKGAGVALSICKEFIDRLNGRIWSESTLEKGTTLYYALPRGMAM
- a CDS encoding RNA polymerase sigma factor, with protein sequence MLKNRIYSQDELAVALKCNDINAFEYFYDRYAAALYGVILRIVHDEQATDLLFQESFLEVYENIRNHDSGKCTIFTWALSIFKRKAMDYHQLVLA